The following proteins come from a genomic window of Neptunomonas concharum:
- the dctP gene encoding TRAP transporter substrate-binding protein DctP: MKTNLVKKLALAVAISASMSAIAQAATLKLSHVRPQETAIDVDAKRFAADVAEATEGKVKIKIYPASSLGDYTVVQERVGLGAIDMAVQPPASSADKRFQVVYMPYLVKTWDDAQKVFAKGSPMRQTVADLYGAQGIKVLGAWPVYFGGISLNKEIDNAADPTVMKGAKLRVPPIKTFQLTADNIGFIGSPLPFSEAFTAVQTGVVDGVMGSGAEGYYASFRDVTKSYLPINTHFEMWYLIISDEVFSELDGKHQEKLMAAAEKFENSRWETARADQSKNEQLLAKAGATIVPVSDEQIEATAKIVREKVWPEVINDIGAEWAQGVLDKALQ, encoded by the coding sequence ATGAAAACAAACCTGGTAAAAAAACTTGCGCTGGCTGTCGCCATCTCCGCTTCTATGAGCGCTATTGCACAAGCTGCGACACTTAAATTGTCCCATGTGCGCCCTCAAGAGACGGCCATCGATGTGGATGCTAAACGCTTTGCAGCAGATGTTGCTGAAGCGACAGAAGGCAAAGTAAAAATCAAAATTTATCCTGCCAGCTCACTCGGTGATTACACCGTGGTACAAGAGCGTGTTGGCTTGGGTGCAATTGATATGGCCGTCCAACCACCCGCATCCAGCGCCGATAAGCGCTTCCAAGTGGTGTATATGCCTTATCTGGTAAAAACCTGGGACGACGCTCAAAAGGTGTTTGCCAAAGGCTCACCTATGCGACAAACCGTTGCTGACCTGTATGGTGCTCAGGGAATTAAGGTACTCGGCGCGTGGCCAGTTTATTTTGGGGGTATCTCGCTAAACAAAGAGATCGACAATGCCGCTGATCCAACGGTAATGAAAGGTGCAAAACTGCGTGTTCCACCGATCAAAACATTCCAGCTGACAGCAGACAATATCGGCTTTATCGGCTCCCCTCTACCGTTCTCGGAAGCCTTCACTGCGGTTCAAACCGGTGTTGTTGATGGCGTCATGGGCTCAGGTGCAGAAGGCTACTACGCATCGTTCCGTGATGTAACGAAAAGCTACCTGCCTATCAACACCCACTTTGAAATGTGGTACCTGATTATCAGTGATGAAGTCTTCTCTGAGCTTGATGGAAAACACCAAGAAAAACTGATGGCAGCCGCCGAAAAGTTCGAAAACAGCCGCTGGGAAACCGCACGTGCGGATCAATCAAAAAATGAGCAGCTTCTGGCCAAAGCCGGTGCCACCATCGTTCCGGTTTCTGATGAGCAAATTGAAGCTACCGCTAAAATCGTTCGCGAGAAAGTCTGGCCGGAAGTGATCAACGATATTGGCGCAGAATGGGCTCAAGGCGTATTGGATAAAGCCCTGCAATAA
- a CDS encoding NAD(P)/FAD-dependent oxidoreductase — protein MRLTESQHGTDICVLGGGIVGLAIALGLLRNGHQVTLLDEGDIALRASRGNFGLVWVQGKGDTLPEYAAISRQSAKLWGTLAERLQASTGIDIQLQQRGGLYVCLHEDELKKRQTMLMTMQQAAGGDYPFKTLDLAEVREFFPQIGPEVAGATWCPEDGHLNPLLYLRAMTEAFSQQGGILVTGSRVDKIIPQSTGFKVETETHTVHCDKVVLTAGLGNRDLAPMVGLSAPVVPNRGQVLISERLDPFIHYPTGHVRQTAEGTVQIGDSKEDVGFDSGTTLDVMAKIAARARKMFPILDKARLVRAWGALRVMTPDGYPIYEQSTQYPGAYLVTCHSGVTLGALHEGPLADWISSGQTQLPLEVFHAKRFEL, from the coding sequence ATGCGTTTAACTGAAAGCCAACACGGCACAGATATCTGTGTGCTGGGAGGAGGCATCGTCGGTCTAGCCATCGCTCTGGGTCTGCTTCGTAATGGTCATCAGGTCACTCTTTTAGATGAAGGTGATATTGCACTGCGCGCGTCCCGCGGAAATTTTGGTCTTGTCTGGGTTCAGGGAAAAGGAGATACCTTACCTGAATATGCAGCAATCAGCCGACAATCCGCCAAACTATGGGGCACCTTAGCCGAGCGCTTACAGGCATCTACGGGAATTGATATACAGCTTCAGCAACGGGGAGGCTTATACGTTTGCCTACACGAAGATGAGCTTAAAAAGCGCCAAACCATGCTCATGACAATGCAACAAGCTGCCGGCGGGGATTATCCATTTAAAACACTGGATCTGGCAGAAGTTCGCGAATTTTTTCCACAGATTGGTCCTGAAGTCGCAGGCGCAACTTGGTGCCCTGAAGACGGCCACCTCAATCCACTGCTGTACCTGCGCGCTATGACCGAAGCGTTTAGCCAACAAGGTGGGATACTGGTCACAGGTAGCCGAGTCGACAAAATAATCCCTCAATCGACTGGCTTTAAAGTCGAGACAGAAACTCACACTGTTCATTGTGACAAAGTCGTCTTAACAGCAGGCTTAGGTAACCGTGATCTAGCGCCGATGGTGGGGCTGTCTGCTCCCGTTGTTCCGAATCGCGGACAAGTACTGATCAGCGAGCGACTCGACCCGTTTATCCATTATCCTACGGGTCATGTTCGTCAAACGGCAGAGGGTACTGTACAGATCGGTGACTCTAAAGAAGATGTCGGCTTTGACAGCGGTACCACCCTTGATGTTATGGCCAAGATTGCCGCCCGCGCCCGAAAAATGTTCCCTATTTTAGATAAAGCTCGTTTAGTCAGAGCTTGGGGAGCACTTAGGGTAATGACACCCGATGGCTACCCCATCTATGAACAATCCACCCAATATCCGGGCGCTTACTTAGTTACCTGTCATAGCGGTGTGACATTGGGAGCACTTCACGAAGGCCCCTTAGCCGATTGGATATCGAGCGGCCAAACCCAACTACCTCTGGAGGTGTTTCATGCCAAACGCTTCGAGCTTTAA
- a CDS encoding (2Fe-2S)-binding protein, with translation MPNASSFNRLPTHDGHWVTVWVEGQAIKVRSHDSAAAAVLAAGLNASRTSAVSGSARAPYCMMGVCFECLLEINGEENVQGCMTQVSEGMHIRRQQRARHLVDDLSVEVKS, from the coding sequence ATGCCAAACGCTTCGAGCTTTAATCGCCTCCCGACTCACGACGGTCATTGGGTTACCGTGTGGGTTGAAGGGCAAGCGATCAAAGTACGCTCTCATGACTCAGCCGCAGCTGCGGTATTAGCCGCAGGATTGAACGCCAGCCGCACCAGCGCGGTAAGCGGCAGCGCTCGTGCGCCCTATTGCATGATGGGCGTATGTTTTGAATGTCTGCTCGAAATAAACGGAGAAGAGAACGTGCAAGGGTGCATGACCCAGGTTTCGGAAGGGATGCACATACGCCGCCAACAGCGAGCACGCCATTTGGTCGATGATTTATCAGTAGAGGTTAAATCATGA
- a CDS encoding arginine N-succinyltransferase: MLIIRPCTESDLDDLLHISHVVGKGMTSMPADKQAWMDKITASAEAFDSQKAPQEISTYFMVLEDTETGHLAGTTAIYTGVGLSRPFYSYKISTLVNSSSDLGLIRQTRVLSLVNDYTGATEIGSLYLLPEYRKPGVGQFLSRARFLTLADFPERFGNQVIAELRGWQDENGRSPLWENLGKPFFDIEFQDAVNTAALKGTQFISDLMPKYPIYIDLLPDEAQAVIGKPHDSSAPALHMLKKEGFQFSGYVDLFDGGPSVQSETSQIHSVKSSQTGSFQIVSKLSETCERYLISNGDLDNYRVALAPALLQDDGSLLIEADVQTQLNVQTGQPIRYIRMNQASVKMPKAVAA, translated from the coding sequence ATGCTGATTATCCGCCCGTGTACAGAATCCGATCTGGACGACCTACTCCATATATCCCATGTTGTCGGAAAAGGCATGACCTCTATGCCCGCCGACAAGCAAGCATGGATGGACAAGATCACCGCATCAGCAGAGGCCTTTGATAGCCAAAAAGCGCCCCAAGAGATCAGCACCTATTTTATGGTGCTAGAGGATACAGAGACCGGCCATCTTGCCGGTACAACTGCTATCTACACAGGCGTTGGCTTAAGTCGCCCATTTTACTCCTATAAAATCTCCACCTTAGTTAATAGCTCTTCTGATTTAGGGCTTATTCGCCAAACCCGCGTATTGAGTTTGGTGAATGATTACACTGGGGCAACCGAGATCGGCTCTCTTTATCTATTACCCGAATATCGCAAACCAGGCGTTGGTCAGTTTCTGTCCCGTGCTCGCTTTTTAACACTCGCTGATTTTCCTGAGCGATTTGGTAACCAAGTCATCGCAGAGTTACGTGGCTGGCAGGATGAAAATGGCCGCTCCCCGCTATGGGAGAACTTAGGTAAGCCATTCTTTGATATTGAGTTTCAAGATGCTGTGAACACCGCCGCCTTAAAAGGTACGCAATTTATCTCCGACTTGATGCCTAAATATCCAATTTATATCGACCTATTACCCGATGAGGCTCAAGCTGTAATCGGCAAACCTCATGACTCTTCAGCGCCGGCTTTGCATATGCTGAAAAAAGAAGGCTTTCAGTTCAGCGGCTATGTGGATCTCTTTGACGGCGGCCCATCCGTCCAATCTGAAACCAGCCAGATCCACAGTGTGAAATCTAGCCAGACAGGATCGTTCCAGATTGTGAGTAAACTGTCTGAAACCTGCGAGCGCTATCTTATCAGCAATGGCGATCTTGATAATTACCGTGTCGCACTCGCACCGGCGCTACTACAGGACGATGGCAGTCTGCTTATTGAAGCGGATGTTCAAACCCAACTTAACGTGCAGACAGGCCAGCCTATTCGCTATATTCGGATGAATCAGGCATCGGTCAAAATGCCCAAAGCTGTCGCAGCTTGA
- the astB gene encoding N-succinylarginine dihydrolase: protein MNAVEANFDGLVGPTHNYAGLSFGNVASENNIAQASNPKLAALQGLAKMKALHDLGMTQGVLAPQERPDLNTLRRLGFSGSDADVLAAAAKQAPRLLAACCSASSMWTANAATVSPSADTRDGKVHFTPANLTNKFHRSIEHEVTGRILQATFADEKHFAHHSALPGVEHFGDEGAANHTRFCHDYGKAGVEFFVFGRYAFDGSKPAPQRYPARHTYEASEAVARLHGLRQEGVVYAQQNPVVIDKGVFHNDVIAVGNRDLLFCHEEAFLNQAEVKNQLSRAMQDQFHVIEVPSHRVSVEDAVKSYLFNSQLLNVKGKTVLVIPEECQQIPNVWAYLNELQSGTAPIDELKVFDLKQSMSNGGGPACLRLRVVLNEQEKAACNAHTLMSEALYSQLTTWVENHYRDRLLESDLADPLLLNESRSALDELTQILNLGSVYPFQRV from the coding sequence ATGAACGCCGTAGAAGCAAATTTTGACGGGCTCGTAGGCCCAACGCACAACTATGCAGGACTGTCATTCGGCAATGTCGCCTCCGAGAACAATATTGCTCAGGCGTCAAACCCTAAACTCGCGGCGCTGCAAGGTCTTGCTAAAATGAAAGCCCTACACGATCTGGGGATGACCCAAGGGGTATTGGCGCCTCAGGAGCGTCCAGATCTGAACACGCTTCGGCGACTGGGGTTTAGCGGTAGCGATGCAGATGTGCTCGCTGCTGCTGCAAAACAAGCACCACGCCTTCTGGCCGCCTGTTGTTCAGCCTCCAGTATGTGGACGGCCAACGCGGCCACGGTATCACCGAGCGCCGATACACGCGATGGCAAAGTCCACTTTACGCCAGCCAATTTAACTAACAAATTTCATCGTTCTATTGAGCACGAAGTCACAGGGCGTATTCTGCAAGCCACCTTTGCTGATGAAAAACATTTTGCTCATCACAGCGCCCTCCCCGGCGTCGAGCACTTTGGTGATGAAGGTGCCGCAAACCATACCCGTTTCTGCCATGACTACGGTAAAGCAGGCGTTGAATTTTTCGTCTTTGGCCGCTATGCATTTGATGGTAGTAAGCCAGCTCCGCAACGCTATCCGGCACGCCACACCTATGAAGCCTCCGAAGCAGTCGCACGGTTACATGGATTACGCCAAGAAGGTGTCGTTTATGCCCAACAAAACCCCGTTGTTATCGACAAAGGGGTCTTCCACAACGATGTTATCGCTGTAGGCAACCGCGATCTTTTGTTTTGCCATGAAGAAGCATTCCTCAATCAAGCAGAGGTGAAAAATCAACTCAGTAGAGCAATGCAGGATCAATTTCATGTAATCGAAGTGCCTTCTCATCGTGTTTCTGTTGAGGATGCCGTAAAAAGCTATTTGTTTAACAGCCAGTTACTTAACGTTAAGGGTAAAACGGTATTGGTCATTCCTGAAGAGTGTCAGCAAATACCCAACGTTTGGGCTTACCTTAACGAGCTGCAAAGTGGTACTGCCCCTATTGATGAGCTCAAAGTGTTCGACCTCAAGCAAAGTATGAGTAACGGCGGCGGCCCGGCTTGCCTGCGCCTACGGGTAGTACTCAATGAGCAGGAAAAAGCAGCTTGTAACGCGCACACCTTGATGAGCGAAGCTTTATATAGCCAGCTAACTACTTGGGTAGAAAATCACTACCGCGACCGTTTGCTAGAAAGTGACTTAGCTGACCCCTTACTGCTTAATGAGTCGCGCAGTGCCTTGGATGAGCTAACCCAGATTCTCAACTTGGGTTCCGTGTACCCATTCCAACGCGTTTAG
- a CDS encoding NAD(P)/FAD-dependent oxidoreductase, producing MKSDIYDLIIIGAGPAGMAAAATAAQKKLRVAILDEQQTPGGQIYRSIKQPAPADEHILGPDYYYGRHLLEGLENAPVTYLPGTMVWSIDDDLNIAFSRNGCSEKLQAKRILLATGAMERPVPFVGWTTPGVMTCGSAQILLKTSGLTPALPLVLAGSGPLLLLIAVQLHRAGVPISAILDTTPKGRYRSALRYLPNALKNTPLLLKGVGLLLTLKKAGIRYINHVTDLTAIEGNNGHIEQVLFSSAKGQESLTCTTLLVHQGVVPNTQLSRALQLKHQWDELQQCWRPERDRWGETSKRGIFIAGDGGGIAGAKAAEYQGQLSALKIATQLNASSTDSLQKEASGIEKRLQQQLSVRPFLDHLYQPANSFLLPPDETIVCRCEEVTAGEIRNIAKLGCTGPNQTKSFCRSGMGPCQGRLCGLTVANLIADVHQLPVNEVGYYRIRTPIKPLTIGELADLAE from the coding sequence ATGAAAAGTGACATCTATGACCTAATCATTATCGGTGCAGGCCCAGCGGGTATGGCGGCGGCTGCCACAGCGGCACAAAAAAAACTGCGCGTAGCCATACTCGATGAGCAACAGACACCCGGCGGGCAGATTTATCGTAGTATAAAACAGCCTGCCCCAGCGGATGAGCACATCCTTGGGCCTGATTACTATTATGGCCGTCATCTCTTAGAAGGGTTAGAAAATGCGCCTGTGACTTACCTACCCGGCACCATGGTTTGGTCGATTGATGATGATCTAAACATCGCGTTTAGTCGCAACGGTTGCAGTGAAAAACTACAAGCTAAACGTATCTTACTAGCCACGGGCGCAATGGAACGACCGGTTCCCTTCGTGGGTTGGACAACCCCCGGGGTTATGACCTGTGGGTCCGCACAAATCCTGCTAAAAACCAGTGGGCTAACACCTGCATTGCCTTTAGTACTGGCAGGAAGCGGGCCTTTATTGCTATTGATCGCCGTACAGCTGCACCGAGCGGGTGTACCCATTAGCGCCATTTTAGATACCACCCCAAAAGGCCGCTATCGCAGTGCATTGCGTTATCTCCCTAATGCGTTAAAAAACACCCCACTACTCCTGAAAGGGGTGGGACTGTTACTGACACTGAAAAAAGCAGGCATTCGTTATATTAACCACGTGACTGACCTGACCGCTATCGAAGGCAATAATGGCCATATAGAACAGGTTTTATTTTCGAGCGCTAAGGGGCAGGAAAGCCTTACCTGCACGACCCTGTTAGTACACCAAGGCGTGGTGCCTAACACCCAGCTGAGTCGCGCTTTACAGCTCAAGCATCAGTGGGATGAACTCCAACAATGCTGGCGTCCCGAGCGAGATCGTTGGGGCGAAACATCTAAACGAGGTATCTTTATTGCCGGCGATGGTGGCGGTATTGCAGGAGCCAAAGCCGCTGAGTATCAAGGTCAGCTCAGCGCCCTTAAAATTGCAACGCAACTTAATGCATCATCAACTGATAGTTTGCAAAAAGAAGCGTCGGGTATAGAAAAACGCCTGCAACAGCAGTTATCTGTCCGCCCATTTTTGGATCACTTATACCAACCGGCAAACTCCTTTCTGTTACCGCCTGATGAAACCATCGTATGTCGGTGCGAAGAAGTCACCGCCGGAGAAATTCGCAACATTGCTAAACTGGGTTGTACCGGCCCCAACCAGACAAAATCCTTTTGCCGTTCAGGCATGGGGCCTTGCCAAGGGCGTTTATGTGGACTCACTGTCGCTAATCTGATTGCGGACGTTCACCAACTACCCGTGAATGAGGTAGGCTACTACCGAATTCGCACACCGATCAAACCATTAACCATCGGTGAGCTAGCCGATTTAGCTGAATAG
- a CDS encoding TRAP transporter large permease: MIEIAILAFAVLVVLLTLGVPLPYCFGAGLMVMTLVGEATMRGMMLWGFSQLTNPVLLAIPLFVFAGTIMSVSGIAASLLKFVNIFVGRVRGGLGVVATVSCAIIGAISGSGLTGVAAIGPLLIPEMESKGYPRAYATALVANSSILGLLIPPSVTMIVYGWVTDTSILASFLATLGPGLLIMLNFSIVNMIMARKFPLVLDEPMDTAALMKHASKRTINAIPALLMPVIILGGIYGGIMTPTEAAAVSVIYALPVGFMIYKGLTFRTLLDAGKESASAVGAILIMILFSLMLSQIYVMEDIPQALVDKIFEFTDNKVLLLIMINLFLFGIGMIVNDITAIILTAPLLLPLMTALGVSPVQFAAIMGVNTAMGGVTPPYASILYLGARIGKVKFTEVVKPAMILLIFGYIPVVILVSVWPDLSEYIPRAFGY; this comes from the coding sequence ATGATAGAGATCGCTATTCTCGCTTTTGCTGTACTCGTAGTTTTGTTAACGCTAGGCGTCCCGCTGCCTTACTGCTTTGGCGCAGGGTTAATGGTCATGACATTGGTCGGCGAAGCCACTATGCGCGGCATGATGCTGTGGGGGTTTAGTCAGCTTACCAACCCCGTACTGTTAGCTATTCCTTTGTTTGTCTTTGCCGGAACCATCATGAGCGTCAGTGGCATTGCTGCCAGTTTGCTCAAGTTTGTTAACATCTTTGTAGGCAGGGTTCGCGGGGGATTAGGCGTTGTCGCAACAGTTAGTTGCGCCATTATCGGCGCAATATCCGGGAGCGGACTCACCGGTGTAGCAGCGATTGGCCCTTTACTGATTCCTGAAATGGAAAGTAAAGGGTACCCAAGGGCCTATGCCACGGCGCTGGTCGCTAACTCTTCAATCCTTGGTCTGCTGATTCCCCCAAGCGTAACCATGATTGTTTATGGCTGGGTGACCGACACCTCAATTCTGGCAAGCTTCCTCGCCACTCTGGGTCCTGGCCTGCTGATTATGCTGAACTTTTCCATCGTCAATATGATAATGGCACGTAAGTTTCCGTTAGTGCTCGATGAGCCGATGGATACCGCAGCACTGATGAAACATGCCAGTAAGCGTACTATCAATGCGATCCCTGCGTTACTGATGCCGGTGATTATTCTAGGTGGTATCTACGGCGGCATTATGACGCCCACCGAGGCCGCCGCTGTTTCTGTGATCTACGCATTGCCTGTTGGTTTTATGATTTACAAGGGGCTGACATTCCGCACGTTACTGGATGCTGGTAAAGAGTCTGCTTCTGCTGTCGGTGCAATCCTCATCATGATTTTGTTCAGTCTAATGCTGAGTCAAATCTACGTTATGGAGGATATTCCTCAGGCACTGGTGGACAAAATCTTTGAGTTCACCGATAACAAAGTGCTGTTACTTATTATGATCAATCTGTTCCTGTTTGGGATCGGTATGATCGTGAACGACATCACCGCTATCATTCTAACAGCTCCCCTATTGCTTCCTTTGATGACAGCGCTTGGCGTTAGCCCTGTTCAATTCGCTGCCATTATGGGTGTTAACACCGCGATGGGAGGCGTTACTCCACCTTATGCCAGCATTCTCTACCTAGGGGCGCGTATCGGTAAAGTGAAATTCACTGAAGTCGTTAAGCCCGCCATGATTTTGCTGATTTTTGGTTACATTCCTGTCGTGATTTTGGTCTCTGTCTGGCCTGATCTCTCGGAATATATTCCACGTGCCTTTGGCTATTAA
- a CDS encoding Lrp/AsnC family transcriptional regulator, whose translation MTLDRINRKILSALQKEARMTNQDLADKVGLSPSSCLSRVKKLEEAGYIGPYMAVLNLPKLCRSVTVIATVSLKDQSTEAFRLFRQAAQEIPEVVECDTVSGVFDFFLKIVAPDMLRYNAINDRLLDLIPGQINISSHVVLETGKPFRGYPLDQLLDS comes from the coding sequence ATGACGCTTGATCGGATTAACCGAAAGATTCTTTCGGCTTTGCAGAAAGAAGCTCGAATGACGAATCAGGACCTGGCTGACAAAGTGGGCTTATCGCCTAGTTCTTGCTTGAGTCGTGTTAAAAAGTTGGAGGAAGCCGGTTATATCGGCCCTTACATGGCTGTTTTAAATCTGCCGAAGTTGTGTCGCAGTGTGACTGTGATTGCGACGGTAAGCCTTAAAGATCAAAGCACAGAAGCATTTCGTTTATTTCGCCAAGCGGCACAAGAGATTCCTGAGGTAGTGGAGTGTGATACGGTCAGTGGCGTGTTTGATTTCTTCCTGAAAATTGTAGCACCTGATATGCTGCGCTATAACGCGATCAATGATCGCTTACTAGACTTGATTCCTGGGCAGATCAACATCAGTAGTCATGTGGTGTTAGAAACGGGTAAACCTTTTCGGGGATACCCGCTGGATCAGCTATTAGATAGCTAA
- a CDS encoding RidA family protein gives MSIQRYETGARMSRAVVHNNTVYLCGQVAEDRTAGITEQTQTMLAKVDALLASVGSDREHILSATIYVKDMSLFADMNAVWDNWVPAGHAPARACVEAKMASPELLVEISVVAAVKA, from the coding sequence ATGTCTATCCAACGTTACGAAACAGGCGCACGTATGAGCCGCGCTGTGGTCCATAACAACACGGTTTACCTGTGTGGACAGGTGGCTGAAGACCGCACCGCCGGTATCACCGAGCAAACACAGACCATGCTGGCTAAAGTGGATGCGTTGTTAGCCTCTGTCGGTAGTGATCGCGAGCATATCTTATCAGCTACCATCTATGTGAAAGATATGAGCCTGTTTGCCGACATGAATGCGGTATGGGACAACTGGGTACCAGCAGGCCACGCGCCTGCTCGCGCGTGTGTCGAGGCCAAAATGGCATCGCCTGAGCTACTCGTAGAAATTTCAGTAGTAGCTGCAGTAAAAGCATAG
- a CDS encoding TRAP transporter small permease, whose amino-acid sequence MEQLFRYVLTALISTVAACQFIQVITRYVFETPIMGLEEAALIPTIWLYILGSVNASREDTQIRANVLEIFLKTPKAKLILHTLSEAISIVISIWLTWWAWKYFSYALRVWKESPTLYIPTFVYESALFIGLLLMTLFTLWHLYRHLQYLFGFKAIPEDLFGDPEIASTPELDEMQLLADRNKGQAS is encoded by the coding sequence ATGGAACAACTGTTTCGTTATGTACTTACAGCACTGATCAGTACGGTTGCCGCCTGCCAATTCATTCAGGTGATTACCCGCTATGTGTTCGAGACGCCTATCATGGGGCTCGAAGAAGCTGCATTAATTCCGACCATCTGGCTTTATATTTTAGGTAGTGTTAACGCTTCCCGAGAAGATACACAGATACGCGCCAATGTATTAGAAATCTTTCTGAAAACCCCAAAAGCCAAACTGATCCTACACACCTTATCTGAAGCCATTAGCATCGTGATATCGATCTGGCTGACATGGTGGGCCTGGAAATATTTCAGCTACGCCTTACGCGTTTGGAAAGAGTCTCCCACCCTTTATATACCCACCTTTGTCTACGAATCAGCGCTGTTTATCGGCCTACTACTCATGACGTTATTTACCCTATGGCACCTCTATCGCCATCTGCAGTACTTGTTTGGTTTCAAAGCAATTCCAGAAGATCTGTTTGGTGATCCAGAGATCGCATCAACCCCGGAATTAGATGAAATGCAATTATTGGCTGATCGTAACAAAGGACAAGCATCATGA
- a CDS encoding LysR substrate-binding domain-containing protein has translation MARLTYRQIEAFRAVMISGTTSGAAGILCVSQPAVSRLLSDFEEEVGVQMFERHKKRLIPTPEAHVFYAEVERSFVSIETLARAADDLRACHIGSLRVASMPAVSVEFIPKVTQLFSQAHPEVSFSLQVRSTQQVADLVASQQYDLGVVSAIPLADASIEMEPLAESRLVCILPPGHRLAAKSYISPADLEGEAFISLGTEQSIRHKIDSVFDSAGVSRQLLVDTQLAYSACALVLAGSGVSLVEPITALHYQKLGVVVKRFEPRIAYRYNLIFPAHKTKSAMTLSFVKLMRKELKQLQISSLGLFESMLE, from the coding sequence ATGGCACGTTTAACCTACCGGCAAATTGAGGCATTTCGGGCGGTGATGATTAGCGGAACAACCAGCGGAGCCGCCGGTATTTTGTGTGTCTCCCAACCGGCGGTCAGTCGCCTATTAAGCGATTTTGAAGAAGAAGTGGGCGTGCAGATGTTCGAGCGCCACAAGAAGCGTCTGATTCCAACCCCCGAAGCACATGTATTTTATGCCGAGGTCGAACGCTCATTTGTCTCTATTGAAACATTGGCCCGTGCAGCCGATGATTTACGTGCCTGCCATATAGGTTCATTACGTGTAGCCTCAATGCCGGCGGTTTCCGTAGAGTTTATTCCAAAGGTGACACAACTATTTAGCCAAGCTCATCCTGAAGTCTCTTTTTCATTGCAAGTACGTAGTACTCAGCAAGTGGCGGACTTAGTGGCTAGTCAGCAATATGATCTAGGCGTTGTGTCCGCTATTCCCTTAGCGGATGCTTCGATAGAAATGGAGCCTCTGGCTGAGAGCCGCTTGGTGTGTATTTTGCCACCAGGTCATCGTTTGGCAGCCAAAAGTTATATTTCACCCGCCGATTTGGAAGGGGAAGCGTTTATCTCTTTAGGCACTGAGCAGAGTATTCGCCATAAGATTGACAGCGTTTTTGATTCGGCAGGGGTAAGTCGGCAGTTATTAGTGGACACGCAATTAGCCTACAGCGCGTGCGCATTGGTGTTAGCGGGTAGCGGGGTTTCTTTAGTTGAGCCTATCACAGCACTGCATTATCAAAAGCTAGGGGTTGTGGTTAAACGCTTTGAGCCCCGTATTGCTTACCGCTACAACTTGATTTTTCCTGCCCATAAAACTAAATCAGCCATGACGTTGTCCTTCGTAAAGCTGATGCGTAAAGAACTTAAGCAGTTGCAGATAAGTAGCCTTGGATTGTTTGAAAGCATGTTGGAGTGA